The Heyndrickxia vini genome contains a region encoding:
- a CDS encoding PTS sugar transporter subunit IIC, translated as MGFMAAFERVAEKALVPIATKLNSQRHIIAIRDAFILAFPITLAGSLIVLLNFAILAPDGFIAKILFLHKLFPNLADLQSVFSPVLNGSTNILSMFIVFLVARNMAISLKADELLCGLTGLSTFFIIYPPYKVVDGASFLTTQWVGAQGLFVALIVGLVVGELFSRLSRSKKLQINMPASVPPAVSRSFKVLFPIIIITVVFAIGNAIINAFYPKGLHEFIYAVLQTPLKHLGTNIFSLVVLCIVSNLLWVFGIHGPNTIAAIREAMFAEANLENLNYAAAHGTAWDAPYPVTWAINDAFANYGGSGMTLGLLIAIFMVSRRKEYRDIGKLSIAPGLFNINEPVIFGLPVVLNPILILPFILVPAVNVIIGYVAISTGLIPAIAYAVPWTTPGPLIAFLGTGGNWVALILGFVCLAVSTIIYLPFVIASNKAAGSGYSNSSESEKTA; from the coding sequence ATGGGGTTTATGGCTGCTTTTGAAAGGGTCGCAGAAAAGGCACTCGTTCCTATTGCAACGAAATTGAATTCACAAAGGCATATTATTGCTATCCGTGATGCCTTCATCCTAGCTTTTCCAATAACATTAGCGGGATCTTTAATTGTTCTTTTAAACTTTGCCATTTTGGCACCAGACGGTTTTATTGCGAAAATTTTATTTTTGCATAAATTATTTCCAAATTTAGCTGATCTTCAGTCAGTCTTTTCACCAGTGCTGAATGGATCTACGAATATTCTATCAATGTTTATCGTTTTCCTCGTGGCGAGGAATATGGCTATATCTTTAAAGGCAGATGAATTATTGTGTGGGTTAACCGGTTTATCTACATTTTTTATTATCTATCCGCCGTATAAAGTTGTAGACGGAGCTAGCTTTTTAACAACTCAATGGGTAGGGGCGCAAGGACTTTTTGTTGCTTTAATCGTAGGGCTTGTTGTAGGTGAATTATTTAGTCGATTATCTAGGTCCAAAAAATTACAAATCAATATGCCGGCATCGGTTCCGCCTGCGGTTTCGCGTTCATTTAAAGTGCTTTTCCCAATAATTATTATAACTGTTGTTTTTGCTATTGGAAACGCTATCATTAATGCTTTCTATCCGAAAGGGCTACATGAATTTATCTATGCTGTCCTTCAAACTCCATTAAAACATTTAGGAACAAATATCTTTTCGCTTGTTGTGTTATGTATTGTTTCCAACCTATTATGGGTCTTTGGGATTCATGGACCAAATACTATTGCAGCCATCCGTGAAGCAATGTTTGCTGAGGCAAACCTAGAAAACTTAAACTATGCGGCAGCACACGGTACAGCATGGGACGCACCATACCCGGTTACTTGGGCAATTAATGATGCCTTCGCTAACTATGGTGGATCAGGGATGACCCTTGGCCTATTAATCGCGATATTTATGGTATCGAGGCGGAAAGAATATCGCGATATCGGTAAATTGTCAATAGCTCCAGGTCTTTTCAATATTAATGAACCCGTGATCTTTGGGCTTCCAGTTGTATTAAATCCAATATTGATTCTTCCATTTATATTGGTGCCAGCAGTCAATGTCATTATTGGTTATGTAGCTATATCAACAGGCTTAATCCCCGCCATTGCCTATGCTGTTCCGTGGACGACACCTGGACCACTTATTGCATTCCTCGGTACTGGCGGAAACTGGGTTGCTTTAATTTTAGGATTCGTCTGTCTTGCAGTTTCAACGATTATTTACTTGCCGTTCGTTATTGCCTCCAATAAAGCGGCTGGCAGCGGTTATAGCAACAGTTCAGAATCGGAAAAAACAGCGTAA
- a CDS encoding ROK family protein, translating into MKQYISFDIGGTDTKYAVLDENGTFLEKGKFPTNRYSGQSILNRIVEITKERNDLTGVGLSVPGFVNVDSGFIEVGGAISDFNQFNIKDYLEKELQLPVSVENDVNCVALAEKWKGNAQHETDFLCMTIGTGIGGACYLNNQLYRGSSYMAGEFGYMITTGLQNNTVGRCTLSSTGGMWGLRERFAQYKGLTVEEVTGLDVFDAYEKGDPHALHEVNQFYDSLSIAIYNLLFLFNPNKILLGGAISQRDDLINELTWRIKRFPSYRGEVPIDCCYLKNDAGVLGALYHHLDTRQLLKK; encoded by the coding sequence TTGAAACAATATATTTCTTTCGATATCGGCGGCACAGATACTAAATATGCAGTTTTAGATGAAAATGGGACTTTCCTTGAAAAAGGAAAGTTCCCAACTAATCGATATTCCGGCCAATCGATTTTAAATCGCATAGTAGAAATTACAAAGGAGCGAAATGATCTTACTGGGGTAGGATTAAGCGTTCCGGGTTTCGTCAATGTAGATAGCGGATTTATTGAAGTGGGAGGAGCCATTTCAGATTTTAATCAATTCAACATAAAGGATTATTTAGAAAAAGAGCTACAATTGCCAGTCAGTGTCGAAAATGATGTGAACTGTGTTGCCCTGGCAGAAAAGTGGAAGGGAAATGCACAGCATGAAACAGATTTTTTATGTATGACAATTGGTACAGGAATTGGCGGCGCATGTTATTTGAATAATCAATTATACCGAGGATCATCCTATATGGCTGGTGAATTTGGCTATATGATTACAACTGGTTTGCAAAACAATACAGTTGGAAGATGCACATTAAGTAGTACCGGCGGCATGTGGGGGTTACGTGAACGTTTCGCCCAATATAAAGGATTGACTGTTGAAGAAGTAACAGGATTGGATGTATTTGATGCTTATGAGAAAGGAGATCCTCATGCATTGCATGAGGTGAACCAATTTTATGATAGCCTGTCTATTGCGATTTACAATCTATTATTTCTTTTTAATCCGAATAAGATTCTTTTAGGCGGCGCCATTAGCCAAAGAGATGATTTAATAAATGAACTAACGTGGCGTATTAAGCGGTTTCCTTCATATAGGGGAGAGGTGCCAATTGATTGCTGCTATTTAAAAAATGATGCAGGGGTACTTGGAGCTTTATATCACCATTTAGATACCCGCCAGTTAT
- a CDS encoding PTS sugar transporter subunit IIB — protein MKKLLLVCAAGMSTSLLVNKMKDAAKEKGLELEIFALPVSECESVASEVDAVLLGPQVRYQKPQVDAIIEGRVPVEVIDMRDYGTMNGKAVLEKALNLIG, from the coding sequence ATGAAAAAACTTTTATTAGTTTGTGCAGCAGGAATGTCTACAAGTTTACTAGTTAATAAGATGAAAGATGCAGCAAAAGAAAAAGGTTTGGAACTTGAAATCTTTGCACTACCTGTATCAGAGTGTGAAAGTGTGGCGAGTGAAGTGGATGCCGTTTTACTTGGTCCGCAAGTCCGATACCAAAAGCCGCAAGTCGATGCAATCATTGAGGGCAGGGTTCCTGTTGAAGTAATTGATATGAGGGATTATGGCACAATGAATGGAAAGGCTGTTTTGGAGAAGGCATTAAATCTTATTGGATAA
- a CDS encoding glycoside hydrolase family 1 protein, translating to MNDSGRMSFPQNFLWGSASAAYQVEGAWDQDGKGPSVWDTFTKIPGTTFQGTNGDTAVDHYHRFREDVALMAEMGLRAYRFSISWSRIIPSGRGKVNEAGLQFYDDLINELINYDIEPIITIYHWDLPQRLMDLYEGWESREIINDFNEYCITLYKRYGDRVKYWVTLNEQNVFIQLGYGVGIHPPGVKDNKRMFEANHIANLANAKAIQSFRRYVPDGKIGPSFAYSPTYPFNCHPDNMIAYENAEELNNHWWLDVYCWGKYPQIMWTYLENAGLAPTIHEGDLDLLAYGRPDFIGVNYYRTGTVEMNPISNGTGKGLMNLNTTGKKGSTQEHGIPGLFKTKKNPYLESTNWDWEIDPTGLRIGLRRLTSRYHLPILITENGLGEFDQLEDNNTVNDDYRIDYLRSHIEACGQAINEGVDILGYCTWSFTDLLSWLNGYQKRYGFVYIDRDEHHEKDLKRVKKKSFYWYKKVIETSGVDLS from the coding sequence ATGAATGACAGTGGAAGAATGAGCTTTCCTCAAAATTTTTTATGGGGGTCAGCTTCAGCAGCATACCAGGTGGAGGGAGCGTGGGACCAGGACGGCAAGGGTCCATCTGTTTGGGACACATTTACTAAAATCCCAGGGACAACTTTTCAAGGGACAAATGGTGATACAGCAGTCGACCATTATCATCGGTTTCGGGAAGATGTTGCATTGATGGCAGAAATGGGTTTGAGGGCCTATCGATTTTCAATTTCTTGGAGTCGTATTATTCCAAGCGGTAGAGGGAAAGTCAATGAGGCAGGATTGCAGTTCTATGATGATTTAATTAATGAGCTAATAAATTATGACATCGAACCGATCATAACTATCTATCATTGGGATCTACCCCAGAGGCTTATGGATTTATACGAGGGATGGGAATCACGGGAAATTATTAATGATTTTAATGAATATTGTATTACCCTTTATAAACGTTACGGTGATCGAGTAAAGTATTGGGTTACGTTAAACGAACAAAATGTTTTTATTCAATTGGGCTATGGTGTAGGTATACATCCGCCAGGTGTAAAGGATAATAAACGGATGTTCGAAGCAAATCATATTGCTAATTTAGCGAACGCGAAGGCAATTCAATCCTTTAGGAGATATGTTCCGGATGGCAAAATCGGACCAAGTTTCGCCTACTCGCCAACCTATCCATTTAACTGTCATCCCGACAATATGATTGCCTATGAAAATGCGGAAGAACTAAATAATCATTGGTGGTTGGATGTGTACTGTTGGGGTAAATACCCCCAAATTATGTGGACTTATTTGGAGAATGCAGGACTCGCTCCTACAATTCATGAGGGTGATTTAGATTTATTAGCTTATGGGCGCCCTGATTTTATTGGTGTAAATTATTATCGCACAGGAACAGTAGAAATGAATCCAATTAGTAATGGGACTGGGAAAGGTCTTATGAACTTAAACACAACGGGGAAAAAAGGTTCCACACAAGAACATGGGATTCCGGGATTATTTAAAACGAAGAAAAATCCTTATTTAGAATCAACGAATTGGGATTGGGAAATTGACCCTACAGGTTTAAGGATCGGGCTTCGCCGTTTGACTAGCCGTTATCATTTACCAATTTTGATCACGGAGAACGGTTTAGGTGAATTTGATCAGTTAGAAGATAATAATACTGTAAACGATGATTATCGCATTGACTACCTACGTTCACACATTGAGGCATGTGGTCAGGCAATTAACGAAGGGGTAGACATACTTGGTTATTGCACATGGTCATTCACCGATTTATTAAGCTGGTTGAATGGATATCAGAAACGCTATGGATTCGTTTATATTGATCGTGACGAACACCATGAAAAGGATTTAAAAAGGGTAAAAAAGAAAAGTTTTTATTGGTATAAAAAAGTCATTGAAACTAGTGGAGTGGATTTGAGTTAA